One window of Mediterraneibacter gnavus ATCC 29149 genomic DNA carries:
- a CDS encoding M23 family metallopeptidase: protein MRHRYISYFAGIFLLAFFAVLNTGVLISVSGFQRLQKPVVSQPDFRRQPVSETMQVYLKQAADPGRDVGLYWMATDFENRRFPGKVSPSGFQKLYRQWRNQTGWDAYVQSCRAIWNDVKYFPIPQSLDDTEDKISYVDSWMFERNYGGKRGHEGTDIMAEKNTPGYYPVVSMTDGVVTEKGWLEKGGWRIGITAPTGAYFYYAHLDSYAELEKGDPVKAGDLLGYMGDSGYGEEGTTGEFPVHLHLGIYLKEGTEEISVNPYPVLRYAENARIKCVYSR from the coding sequence ATGCGTCACAGATATATCAGCTATTTTGCGGGAATTTTTCTTCTGGCATTTTTTGCCGTATTAAATACCGGGGTTTTGATTTCTGTCAGTGGATTTCAGAGACTTCAAAAACCGGTGGTATCTCAGCCTGATTTTCGCAGGCAGCCTGTTTCTGAAACCATGCAGGTTTATTTGAAACAGGCTGCAGATCCGGGACGGGACGTGGGACTCTACTGGATGGCAACAGACTTTGAAAACCGCAGATTTCCAGGAAAAGTCTCACCTTCCGGATTTCAGAAGCTGTACCGCCAATGGCGAAACCAAACGGGCTGGGATGCTTATGTGCAATCATGCAGGGCAATCTGGAATGATGTAAAATATTTCCCCATCCCGCAGTCTCTGGATGATACCGAGGATAAGATTTCTTATGTTGATTCCTGGATGTTTGAACGAAATTACGGAGGAAAACGGGGGCATGAGGGAACAGATATTATGGCAGAGAAAAATACGCCCGGGTATTATCCTGTTGTAAGCATGACGGATGGTGTCGTAACCGAAAAAGGCTGGCTGGAAAAGGGCGGCTGGAGGATTGGGATCACGGCACCGACGGGAGCGTATTTTTATTATGCACATCTGGATTCTTATGCGGAGCTTGAGAAGGGAGATCCGGTAAAGGCAGGAGATCTGCTCGGCTATATGGGGGACAGCGGATATGGAGAGGAGGGAACAACGGGGGAGTTTCCGGTGCATCTCCACCTTGGAATTTATCTGAAAGAAGGAACGGAAGAAATCAGTGTAAATCCGTATCCGGTGCTGCGGTATGCAGAAAATGCCAGAATAAAATGTGTGTATTCCAGGTAG
- a CDS encoding nucleoside recognition domain-containing protein, giving the protein MRKNLAGIGVLICFAFMLLFPKDVFNGASKGLLLWFHTVFPTLFPFLIITNLLMSTNCIRLIARLFGPLLNKIFRVSPNGSFAIIAGFLCGYPMGAKISADLTHTKQISPQEGAYLLSFCNNTSPVFIFNFVVWKTLGKNELMIPSILILTAAPILVSFFTRRTYLKGKQAFQAPDSGWQKNTFWSFDILDHCIMDSFEAITKVGGYMILFSVLIALSENLASCFPAVQILLPVLEITNGIQLIGMSAVSFPVKYILALSLTAFGGICAAAQTQCMIQKAGFSIFSYITQKLATTLVTSLLGILYLLCFA; this is encoded by the coding sequence ATGAGAAAAAATCTGGCCGGAATCGGAGTTCTGATCTGTTTTGCCTTTATGCTTTTATTTCCAAAAGATGTATTTAATGGAGCCAGCAAAGGTCTGCTGCTATGGTTTCATACGGTCTTTCCCACACTGTTTCCCTTTTTGATCATCACAAACCTGCTGATGTCCACCAACTGCATCCGTCTGATTGCCCGCCTGTTCGGCCCTCTTCTGAACAAAATCTTCCGGGTCTCTCCAAACGGGAGCTTTGCGATCATTGCAGGCTTTCTCTGCGGATATCCTATGGGCGCCAAAATTTCCGCAGACCTGACACATACAAAACAGATTTCACCGCAGGAAGGAGCGTATCTGCTCTCCTTTTGCAACAATACAAGTCCGGTCTTTATTTTCAATTTTGTAGTCTGGAAAACACTGGGAAAAAACGAACTGATGATTCCGTCCATCCTGATCCTGACAGCTGCGCCCATTCTGGTCAGCTTTTTTACGAGAAGAACGTATTTGAAGGGAAAACAGGCATTTCAGGCTCCGGATTCAGGCTGGCAGAAAAATACGTTCTGGTCCTTTGACATTTTGGATCACTGCATTATGGACAGCTTTGAAGCAATCACAAAAGTGGGGGGCTATATGATTCTTTTCTCCGTGTTGATCGCACTGTCAGAAAACCTGGCATCCTGCTTTCCGGCGGTCCAAATTCTTCTGCCGGTTTTGGAAATCACAAACGGGATTCAGCTGATTGGAATGTCTGCCGTTTCTTTTCCTGTAAAATACATTTTGGCGCTCTCTCTGACAGCATTCGGAGGCATATGCGCCGCCGCCCAGACACAGTGCATGATACAAAAAGCCGGTTTTTCAATCTTTTCCTACATAACACAAAAGCTGGCTACCACTCTGGTAACCAGCCTGCTTGGCATCTTATATCTTTTATGCTTCGCCTGA
- a CDS encoding HAD family hydrolase — protein MLSGKKAVIFDMDGTLTDSMWIWPEVDRIFLKKYHLTPPPGFAKALEGKSYTETAQYFLDVFPELSCSLEDVQKEWIDMTLHLYQTQVELKPGAKEFLEFLKQEQILMGIATSNAKELALAALDALQIWEYFSSVRTGCEVKKGKPAPDVYLKVAEDLGVRPEECLVFEDVPKGIEAGRNAGMTVCAVDDAFSASDEKEKKEKADYFIRSYDEIQAKTYERCGV, from the coding sequence ATGCTCAGTGGAAAAAAAGCAGTAATTTTTGATATGGATGGGACGCTGACGGATTCCATGTGGATCTGGCCGGAAGTGGACCGGATCTTTTTAAAGAAATACCATCTGACCCCGCCGCCCGGATTCGCCAAGGCATTGGAGGGAAAAAGCTATACAGAGACCGCACAGTATTTTCTGGATGTATTTCCAGAGCTCTCCTGTTCGCTGGAAGATGTGCAAAAGGAGTGGATCGATATGACACTGCATCTGTATCAGACCCAAGTGGAGCTAAAGCCAGGGGCAAAAGAATTTCTGGAATTTTTAAAACAGGAGCAGATTCTGATGGGAATTGCTACGAGCAATGCAAAGGAGCTGGCGCTTGCCGCCCTGGATGCGCTGCAGATCTGGGAGTATTTTTCTTCTGTACGCACCGGATGTGAAGTGAAAAAAGGAAAGCCTGCACCGGATGTTTATCTGAAAGTGGCAGAGGACCTCGGTGTACGGCCGGAAGAGTGTCTGGTATTTGAAGACGTTCCAAAGGGGATCGAAGCCGGGCGCAATGCGGGAATGACAGTGTGTGCAGTGGATGATGCATTCTCGGCAAGTGATGAAAAAGAGAAAAAAGAAAAGGCGGACTATTTTATCCGCAGTTATGATGAAATCCAAGCAAAAACATATGAAAGATGTGGAGTATAA
- the coaD gene encoding pantetheine-phosphate adenylyltransferase has protein sequence MLRAIYPGSFDPVTYGHLDIIRRSCKIVDELVVGVLNNNAKMPLFSVEERVKMLEEATKDLTNVRIVPFHGLLIDFARQMDAFVIIRGLRAITDFEYELQMSQTNHKLEPDLETMFLTTSIEYSYLSSTTVREIAAYGGDVSQFVPEAVAGELEAKMKAKRRV, from the coding sequence ATGTTAAGAGCCATTTATCCGGGCAGTTTTGACCCTGTTACATACGGACATTTAGATATTATCCGCAGATCCTGTAAAATTGTGGATGAACTGGTTGTCGGTGTGCTGAATAATAATGCGAAAATGCCGTTGTTTTCTGTAGAAGAACGTGTTAAAATGTTAGAGGAAGCGACCAAAGATCTGACAAATGTCAGAATTGTTCCATTTCACGGACTTTTGATAGATTTTGCCCGTCAGATGGATGCCTTTGTGATCATCAGAGGACTTCGGGCAATTACAGATTTTGAATATGAATTGCAGATGTCGCAGACGAACCATAAACTGGAGCCGGATCTGGAGACGATGTTTCTGACTACCAGTATCGAATATTCTTACTTAAGCTCTACAACCGTCAGGGAGATTGCCGCTTATGGGGGAGATGTATCACAGTTTGTGCCAGAAGCGGTAGCAGGAGAGTTGGAAGCGAAGATGAAAGCAAAAAGGAGAGTGTAA
- the recG gene encoding ATP-dependent DNA helicase RecG encodes MRESERISVLKGVGEKTEQLFIKAGVHTIGDLLAYYPRTYDIYEDPISIGEIQEGKTVTVIGAIFGRIQVSQNKKMQITTLYLKDMTGTLKVIWFRMPFLRNTLGRGGVITLRGRIVRKKDALVMEHPEIFYPSASYEEKRNTMQPVYALTAGLTNNAVKKAVAQALEQVEGIREFLPEELICRYHLLDRRTAMEGIHFPETKEEFYEARKRFVFEEFLIFVLSLRMIKEREDRAKNHYGFCDQPKVDEFLYALPYELTGAQKKVWQEILRDISGESVMSRLVQGDVGSGKTIVALLALMYTGLNGYQSAMMAPTEVLARQHYENISGMLEAYGIPLKTELLTGSMTAKAKREAYARIEAGEADIVIGTHALIQEKVQYQNLALVVTDEQHRFGVKQRETLAGKGVLPHILVMSATPIPRTLAIILYGDLDISVIDELPKNRLPIKNCVVDTGYRNTAYTFMKKQVQSGRQCYVICPMVEESEALEAENVTDYSQMLQDIMGESVKVGCLHGKMKQAQKDEIMEAFGKNEIQILVSTTVIEVGIDVPNATVMMIENAERFGLAQLHQLRGRVGRGGHQSYCIFISPSKSKETKERLGILNQSNDGFFIAGEDLRLRGPGDLFGIRQSGLMDFKLGDVFQDSLILKQAAEAAGELLRTDPGLKSERNRRLADRLKHYLSDVMLEMTL; translated from the coding sequence ATGAGAGAATCTGAAAGAATCAGCGTCTTAAAAGGCGTTGGTGAAAAAACAGAACAATTATTTATAAAAGCAGGTGTCCATACCATTGGGGACCTGCTTGCGTATTATCCGAGGACCTATGATATCTATGAAGATCCGATTTCCATTGGAGAGATCCAGGAGGGAAAGACAGTCACTGTCATCGGCGCGATCTTCGGGAGGATCCAGGTCAGTCAGAATAAAAAAATGCAGATCACCACACTCTATCTGAAAGACATGACCGGCACTTTGAAAGTGATCTGGTTTCGGATGCCGTTTCTTCGCAACACACTGGGGCGGGGCGGCGTGATCACTCTGCGCGGAAGGATTGTGCGCAAAAAGGACGCACTGGTGATGGAGCATCCGGAGATTTTCTATCCCAGTGCCTCTTACGAGGAAAAAAGAAATACAATGCAGCCCGTTTATGCCCTGACGGCAGGACTGACCAATAATGCAGTAAAAAAAGCGGTCGCTCAGGCATTGGAGCAGGTGGAAGGAATCCGGGAATTTCTTCCGGAAGAGCTGATCTGCCGATATCACCTTCTGGATCGAAGAACTGCAATGGAAGGAATCCATTTTCCAGAGACAAAAGAAGAATTCTATGAAGCAAGAAAGCGCTTTGTATTTGAAGAATTTTTGATTTTCGTGCTTTCCCTGCGAATGATCAAGGAACGGGAAGACCGTGCCAAGAATCATTATGGATTCTGTGATCAGCCGAAGGTGGACGAATTTCTTTACGCACTTCCCTATGAACTGACAGGCGCACAGAAGAAAGTATGGCAGGAGATTTTGCGGGATATCTCCGGAGAATCTGTCATGTCAAGGCTGGTACAGGGTGATGTGGGATCCGGAAAAACGATTGTGGCACTTCTTGCTTTGATGTATACCGGCTTAAATGGATATCAGAGCGCGATGATGGCACCCACAGAAGTGCTTGCCAGACAACATTATGAAAATATCAGCGGAATGCTGGAAGCATACGGAATCCCGTTGAAAACGGAGCTCCTTACCGGTTCCATGACAGCAAAGGCAAAACGGGAGGCTTATGCCAGAATTGAAGCGGGAGAGGCAGATATTGTGATCGGAACTCATGCACTGATTCAAGAAAAAGTGCAGTATCAGAATCTGGCGCTGGTGGTAACAGATGAGCAGCATCGTTTTGGAGTCAAACAAAGAGAGACGCTGGCAGGAAAAGGAGTGTTGCCTCACATTCTGGTCATGAGCGCCACCCCGATCCCGCGGACACTGGCAATCATCCTCTACGGAGATCTGGATATTTCAGTCATCGATGAATTGCCGAAAAACAGACTTCCGATCAAAAATTGTGTGGTGGATACCGGATATCGGAATACAGCGTATACATTTATGAAAAAGCAAGTGCAATCAGGCAGACAGTGTTATGTGATCTGTCCGATGGTCGAGGAGAGTGAAGCGCTGGAAGCAGAAAATGTAACCGATTATTCCCAGATGCTTCAGGATATCATGGGTGAGTCTGTCAAAGTAGGGTGTCTTCACGGAAAAATGAAGCAGGCACAAAAAGATGAGATCATGGAAGCATTCGGGAAAAATGAGATCCAGATCCTTGTATCCACGACGGTGATCGAAGTCGGGATTGATGTTCCGAATGCAACAGTTATGATGATCGAAAATGCAGAACGTTTTGGCCTCGCTCAGCTTCATCAGCTCCGCGGCCGGGTAGGAAGAGGAGGACATCAGTCCTACTGTATTTTTATAAGTCCTTCCAAATCAAAAGAAACAAAAGAGCGTCTGGGTATCCTCAATCAGTCCAATGACGGATTTTTTATCGCGGGAGAAGATTTAAGACTTCGGGGACCGGGCGATCTCTTTGGAATCCGGCAGAGCGGTCTGATGGATTTTAAACTGGGAGATGTGTTCCAGGATTCTCTGATCCTAAAACAAGCTGCCGAAGCTGCAGGAGAACTGCTGCGGACGGATCCCGGACTGAAATCAGAAAGAAACCGGCGGCTGGCCGATCGCTTAAAACACTATCTGTCAGATGTGATGTTAGAAATGACACTTTAA
- a CDS encoding RsmF rRNA methyltransferase first C-terminal domain-containing protein has product MNLPNTFEEKMKHLLGEEYEDYLKCYEEPRHYGLRVNTNKISVEDFLKIAPWPLRPVPWISNGFYYDGDQIQPAKHPYYFAGLYYLQEPSAMTPADRLLIEPGDRVLDVCAAPGGKATELGAKLQGKGVLMANDISNSRAKGLLKNIELFGIGNMLVLSEEPGKLTEYFPEYFDKILIDAPCSGEGMFRKDKKMVKAWEEHGPEFFSKIQRSIITQAASMLRPGGMMLYSTCTFDPSENEQTIEYLLEEYPEFEICEMAGYEGFAPGMPEVTDSKNPNLAKTVRIFPHRMEGEGHYLALLKKGEGSPIALKEKDSKKGGKLPEELEEFFRNVSWKPEASRLDIHGERVYYMPKGLPKLNGVRFLRTGLLLGELKKKRFEPSQAFAMSLKKEEYANILDLSVQDERVIKYLKGETLDVEDLVSRKEKGWYLVCVDGYPLGFGKLANQTLKNKYLPGWRWQS; this is encoded by the coding sequence ATGAATTTACCAAATACATTTGAAGAAAAGATGAAACACCTTTTGGGTGAAGAATATGAGGATTATTTAAAATGCTATGAGGAGCCGCGTCATTACGGACTCCGTGTTAATACAAACAAAATTTCCGTGGAGGATTTCTTGAAAATCGCTCCATGGCCGCTGCGTCCGGTTCCATGGATCTCAAATGGATTTTATTATGACGGAGATCAGATCCAGCCGGCAAAGCATCCGTACTATTTTGCAGGACTGTATTATCTGCAGGAGCCAAGCGCGATGACACCGGCAGACCGGCTTTTGATCGAGCCGGGAGACCGGGTGCTGGATGTATGTGCCGCTCCCGGAGGAAAGGCGACAGAGCTTGGGGCAAAGTTACAGGGAAAAGGAGTTCTGATGGCAAATGACATCAGCAATTCCAGAGCCAAAGGTCTGCTGAAGAATATTGAATTATTCGGAATCGGAAATATGCTGGTGCTCAGCGAAGAGCCGGGCAAGCTGACCGAGTATTTTCCGGAATATTTTGACAAGATCCTGATCGATGCTCCGTGTTCCGGAGAAGGAATGTTTCGAAAAGATAAAAAGATGGTCAAAGCATGGGAAGAGCATGGTCCGGAGTTTTTCTCAAAAATTCAGCGAAGTATCATCACGCAGGCGGCATCCATGCTGCGTCCGGGTGGAATGATGCTGTACTCTACCTGTACCTTTGATCCGTCAGAGAATGAGCAGACCATCGAATATCTGCTGGAAGAATATCCGGAGTTTGAGATTTGTGAGATGGCAGGATATGAAGGCTTTGCACCGGGAATGCCGGAAGTGACAGACAGCAAAAACCCAAATCTTGCAAAGACAGTCCGGATTTTTCCGCATCGAATGGAAGGGGAAGGACATTATCTTGCACTGTTGAAAAAGGGGGAAGGCTCTCCGATTGCTCTGAAAGAAAAGGATTCTAAAAAAGGCGGAAAACTGCCGGAAGAGCTGGAAGAGTTTTTCCGGAACGTTTCCTGGAAACCGGAAGCATCAAGACTGGATATCCATGGAGAGAGAGTCTACTATATGCCGAAGGGACTTCCAAAGCTGAACGGTGTCCGCTTTTTAAGAACCGGATTGCTGCTCGGAGAACTTAAGAAAAAGCGGTTTGAACCGAGTCAGGCGTTTGCAATGTCACTGAAAAAAGAAGAGTATGCCAATATTCTGGATTTGTCCGTACAGGATGAACGTGTGATCAAATATTTAAAAGGAGAGACTCTGGATGTAGAAGATCTTGTCTCCCGCAAGGAGAAAGGATGGTATCTGGTCTGTGTGGACGGATATCCGCTCGGATTCGGAAAACTGGCAAACCAGACGCTGAAAAACAAATATCTGCCGGGCTGGCGCTGGCAGTCATAA
- a CDS encoding alpha/beta-type small acid-soluble spore protein, which produces MASRSSNRAAVPEAKGALDKFKYEVASELGVPLSDGYNGDLTSKQNGSVGGYMVKKMIEQQEKQMAGK; this is translated from the coding sequence ATGGCAAGTCGTTCATCTAATCGAGCAGCAGTACCAGAAGCAAAGGGAGCACTGGACAAATTCAAATACGAGGTAGCAAGCGAGCTTGGAGTACCGCTGTCAGACGGTTACAACGGAGACTTAACTTCCAAACAGAACGGATCTGTAGGTGGTTATATGGTAAAGAAAATGATCGAGCAGCAGGAAAAACAGATGGCCGGTAAATAA
- the rsmD gene encoding 16S rRNA (guanine(966)-N(2))-methyltransferase RsmD, giving the protein MRVIAGTAKRLQLKTLDGMETRPTTDRIKETLFNMIAPSVFGSVFLDLFAGSGGIGIEALSRGAKEAVFVEKNPKAMACVKENLNYTKLSEKAMTMTKDVLTALYQLEGEKVFDFVFMDPPYDQDLERQVLTYLSGSELIYEDTVIIVEASKHTDFSYLEDLGFTLIKEKEYKTNKHVFIEKAGKEMIC; this is encoded by the coding sequence ATGAGAGTGATCGCAGGAACTGCAAAGAGACTGCAGTTAAAAACTTTGGACGGAATGGAGACCAGACCAACAACAGACAGGATCAAAGAGACACTGTTCAATATGATCGCGCCGTCTGTTTTCGGAAGCGTTTTTCTGGACTTGTTTGCCGGAAGTGGCGGAATTGGCATCGAGGCATTGAGCAGAGGCGCCAAAGAGGCTGTTTTTGTCGAAAAGAATCCAAAAGCGATGGCCTGTGTCAAAGAAAATTTAAACTATACAAAGCTTTCTGAGAAAGCGATGACCATGACGAAAGATGTTCTGACAGCTCTGTATCAGCTGGAAGGCGAGAAAGTGTTTGATTTTGTATTTATGGATCCTCCGTATGATCAGGATCTGGAGAGACAGGTTCTTACGTATCTGTCCGGTTCCGAACTGATTTATGAGGATACCGTGATCATTGTGGAAGCATCAAAGCATACGGACTTTTCTTATCTGGAAGATTTGGGCTTCACACTGATCAAAGAGAAAGAATACAAGACGAACAAGCATGTTTTCATTGAGAAAGCTGGAAAGGAAATGATATGTTAA
- a CDS encoding YgiQ family radical SAM protein gives MRERFLPICRQDMKDRGWDRVDFVYITGDAYVDHPSFGPAVITRLLESRGYRIGIISQPDWKDKDSVTIYGEPRLAFLVSAGNMDSMVNHYSVSKKRRKSDAYTPGGVMGRRPDYATVVYGNLIRQTYKQTPVILGGIEASLRRLAHYDYWSDRLKRSVLLDSGADMISYGMGEHSIVEIAEALDAGIAVSDITYISGTTVKTKSLDSVYDAVMLPSFEELKADRLSYARSFYTQYCNTDPFSGKRLVEPYSEHLYVVQNPPAKPLTQMEMDDVYALPFTRCAHPDYEKLGGVPATAEIKFSLISNRGCFGGCSFCALTFHQGRIVQTRSHESLLQEAKEITQDPDFKGYIHDVGGPTANFRHPSCEKQMTKGVCKTKQCLFPTPCKNLNADHKDYVALLRKLRKVPKVKKVFIRSGIRFDYLLADADDTFLKELCEYHVSGQLKVAPEHVSDPVLSMMGKPANNVYETFTKKFYAMNQKIGKEQYLVPYLMSSHPGSTLKEAVELAEYCRDLGYMPEQVQDFYPTPSTISTCMYYTGVDPRTMKPVYVPKNPHEKALQRALIQYRNPENYDLVAEALKKADRTDLIGFEKNCLIRPRRLKKEQPVKTGRPKQKKKTIRNVQKKKTEKRRGR, from the coding sequence ATGAGAGAAAGGTTTTTACCAATTTGCAGACAGGATATGAAAGACAGAGGATGGGACCGGGTTGATTTTGTCTATATTACCGGAGATGCGTATGTCGATCATCCGTCTTTTGGTCCTGCCGTGATCACAAGACTTCTGGAATCCAGAGGCTATCGGATCGGGATCATTTCCCAGCCGGACTGGAAGGACAAAGACAGTGTGACCATATACGGAGAGCCAAGGCTTGCATTTTTAGTATCTGCCGGCAATATGGATTCCATGGTGAATCACTATTCTGTCTCCAAAAAGCGCAGAAAATCCGATGCCTATACGCCCGGAGGCGTGATGGGCAGGCGTCCGGATTATGCAACCGTGGTCTATGGAAACCTGATCCGTCAGACCTACAAACAGACGCCGGTTATTCTCGGCGGAATTGAAGCGAGCCTTCGAAGGCTTGCACACTATGATTACTGGTCTGACCGGCTGAAACGTTCCGTCCTTCTGGATTCCGGAGCAGATATGATTTCCTACGGGATGGGTGAACACTCGATCGTAGAGATTGCGGAAGCCCTGGATGCAGGAATTGCCGTGTCAGATATCACTTACATCAGCGGGACAACAGTCAAGACAAAATCTCTGGATTCGGTTTATGATGCCGTGATGCTTCCGTCTTTTGAAGAATTAAAAGCGGACAGGCTTTCTTATGCCAGAAGTTTTTACACCCAGTACTGTAATACGGATCCATTTTCCGGAAAACGTCTGGTCGAACCGTATTCCGAACATTTATATGTGGTACAGAACCCTCCGGCAAAACCGCTGACACAGATGGAGATGGATGATGTCTATGCACTGCCGTTTACCCGCTGTGCCCATCCGGATTATGAAAAACTGGGAGGAGTTCCGGCGACCGCAGAGATCAAGTTCAGTCTGATCAGCAACAGGGGCTGTTTTGGCGGATGCAGCTTCTGCGCACTGACCTTCCACCAGGGGCGGATCGTACAGACACGAAGTCACGAATCTCTGCTGCAGGAGGCAAAGGAGATCACGCAGGATCCTGATTTTAAGGGATATATCCATGATGTGGGCGGACCGACTGCAAATTTCCGGCATCCATCCTGTGAAAAGCAGATGACCAAAGGCGTGTGTAAGACAAAGCAGTGTCTGTTCCCGACACCTTGCAAAAACCTGAATGCAGATCACAAAGACTATGTAGCACTTCTGCGAAAGCTGAGAAAAGTTCCGAAAGTGAAGAAAGTCTTTATCCGTTCCGGAATTCGTTTCGACTATCTGCTGGCGGACGCAGATGATACGTTTTTGAAAGAATTATGTGAGTATCATGTCAGCGGACAGTTAAAGGTGGCACCGGAACACGTTTCAGATCCGGTTCTTTCTATGATGGGAAAACCGGCCAACAATGTGTATGAGACCTTTACGAAAAAGTTTTATGCCATGAACCAGAAAATCGGAAAAGAGCAATATCTGGTGCCGTATCTGATGTCCTCTCATCCGGGATCGACGTTAAAAGAAGCAGTGGAACTGGCAGAATACTGCAGAGATCTTGGATATATGCCGGAGCAGGTGCAGGATTTCTATCCGACTCCGTCTACAATTTCTACCTGTATGTACTATACCGGTGTGGATCCGCGGACAATGAAACCGGTCTATGTTCCGAAAAATCCGCATGAGAAAGCCCTGCAGAGAGCGTTGATCCAGTATCGGAATCCGGAAAACTATGATCTGGTTGCAGAGGCGCTGAAAAAAGCCGACAGAACAGATCTGATCGGATTTGAAAAGAATTGTCTGATCCGCCCGCGCAGATTGAAAAAGGAACAGCCTGTCAAAACGGGCAGACCAAAACAGAAGAAAAAGACCATACGGAATGTACAGAAAAAGAAGACAGAAAAGAGGCGTGGAAGATGA
- a CDS encoding pseudouridine synthase, whose translation MKIRLDKYLADMGVGTRTEVKRAISKGRVSVDGACVKKPETKIDTEETTVVFDGQIVEYTKKEYYMLHKPAGVISATEDAREKTVIDLIVSRKRKDLFPVGRLDKDTEGLLLITNDGELAHRLLSPKKHVDKTYYAKVQGIVTQEDVRKFAEGVDIHEKKLTAPAVLEVVKSGEVSEILLTICEGKFHQVKRMFEAVGKKVIYLKRLSMGPLQLDETLMPGEYRELTEKEKDTLCSVEKKQ comes from the coding sequence ATGAAGATAAGACTGGATAAATATCTCGCAGATATGGGAGTGGGCACAAGAACAGAAGTAAAGCGGGCGATTTCCAAAGGCAGAGTGTCTGTGGATGGCGCTTGTGTGAAAAAGCCGGAAACAAAGATCGATACCGAAGAGACAACCGTTGTATTCGACGGTCAGATCGTCGAATACACAAAAAAAGAATATTATATGCTGCACAAGCCTGCAGGGGTGATTTCGGCAACAGAGGATGCCAGAGAAAAGACCGTGATCGACCTGATTGTTTCCCGCAAAAGAAAAGATCTGTTTCCGGTAGGACGTCTGGATAAAGATACTGAAGGGTTGCTGCTGATCACCAATGACGGGGAACTGGCGCATCGGCTGCTTTCCCCGAAAAAGCATGTAGATAAGACGTATTATGCGAAAGTGCAGGGGATCGTTACGCAGGAAGATGTCCGTAAATTTGCAGAAGGCGTGGATATCCATGAGAAAAAGCTGACTGCTCCTGCAGTGTTGGAGGTAGTAAAGTCGGGAGAAGTTTCAGAGATTCTTCTGACGATCTGCGAAGGAAAGTTTCATCAGGTGAAGCGGATGTTTGAAGCAGTCGGTAAGAAAGTCATTTATCTGAAGAGGCTCAGTATGGGACCGCTTCAGCTGGATGAAACTTTGATGCCCGGCGAATACCGAGAATTGACAGAGAAAGAGAAGGATACACTATGCTCAGTGGAAAAAAAGCAGTAA